A stretch of Drosophila gunungcola strain Sukarami chromosome 3L unlocalized genomic scaffold, Dgunungcola_SK_2 000002F, whole genome shotgun sequence DNA encodes these proteins:
- the LOC128257320 gene encoding DNA-directed RNA polymerase III subunit RPC4, whose translation MPAKRMTATTATAVSSIGGPSGSSTTNNGPSGGGTRPLETLNGMTRLTPARDLTLGGRGAGAASKKVFAPNLNAVRNKNANVKTSKDTTQPRGGRRGGRGNGTGATRGRGGSSAGGGNSTLIQTQGLFSEGAGDVHVRRSTGNGTAYARAGEEVAVARKRVDRKDDKGQGERIKELLGESDASDAELSEEEANKTEMALKPILLKEGLWATQKTPIVKTEDTSETSTQKDTLAVAQHLQQLHVAVQAASLEELPLQYGRYPRSIGNFLDSSQSQIFLMQLPDVLPCVGDDSEDTEPFKADPQATSESEPSSPAAKSSSGAKGSVLRQLEEGQIGKILRYKSGRVKLQLGDTRFDLDMGLDPGFLQELMSVTANREQRSGNMINLGPIQAKLKATPDWVHLFEQQEAAAKRTNQAPNT comes from the exons ATGCCAGCGAAGCGGATGACGGCcaccacagcaacagcagtttCGTCCATCGGTGGACCCAGTGGGTCCTCCACGACTAACAATGGTCCGTCTGGGGGCGGGACACGCCCCTTGGAGACACTCAATGGAATGACCAGGCTGACTCCCGCCCGCGACTTGACCCTTGGTGGGCGTGGCGCAGGAGCAGCCAGCAAAAAGGTCTTCGCCCCCAATTTGAATGCGGTGCGGAACAAAAATGC CAATGTCAAGACCTCCAAGGACACCACCCAACCCAGGGGCGGGCGCCggggtgggcgtggcaatgGGACAGGAGCAACACGTGGTCGTGGTGGAAGTTCAGCTGGCGGGGGCAATTCCACCCTCATCCAAACGCAAGGACTCTTCTCCGAAGGAGCCGGCGATGTCCACGTACGGAGATCCACTGGCAATGGAACGGCGTATGCCAGGGCCGGCGAGGAGGTGGCCGTGGCCAGGAAACGGGTGGATCGCAAGGACGACAAGGGCCAGGGAGAAAGGATCAAGGAACTCCTCGGCGAGTCGGATGCCAGCGATGCAGAGCTCAGCGAAGAGGAGGCGAACAAGACTGAGATGGCCCTTAAGCCCATCCTGCTGAAGGAAG GTCTTTGGGCCACCCAGAAGACACCGATTGTGAAGACAGAAGACACAAGTGAAACCTCCACCCAAAAGG ACACTCTGGCAGTTGCTCAGCATCTGCAGCAACTGCATGTGGCCGTCCAAGCTGCCAGCTTAGAGGAACTACCGCTTCAATACGGTCGCTATCCGCGCAGCATTGGCAACTTTCTGGACTCCAGTCAATCGCAGATCTTCCTGATGCAGCTGCCGGATGTGCTGCCATGTGTGGGTGATGATTCGGAGGACACAGAGCCTTTTAAAGCGGATCCCCAAGCAACCAGTGAATCCGAACCATCAAGTCCTGCAGCCAAATCCTCGAGCGGAGCCAAGGGAAGTGTACTACGACAGCTGGAAGAGGGACAAATTGGAAAGATCCTGCGGTACAAGTCGGGTCGCGTCAAACTCCAGCTAGGGGATACTCGTTTTGATTTGGACATGGGTCTCGATCCGGGTTTCCTGCAAGAGCTTATGTCTGTTACTGCGAACCGCGAGCAGCGCAGCGGAAACATGATTAATTTGGGACCCATACAGGCCAAACTAAAGGCCACTCCGGATTGGGTGCATCTCTTCGAGCAGCAGGAGGCGGCAGCCAAACGAACGAATCAGGCACCCAACACGTAG
- the LOC128257317 gene encoding ATR-interacting protein mus304 isoform X2: MRIRLQVQPQSLDNLIPRVLTSVGKVFTEFASYVQRLDFPHNCMLYPYNPYNIEEELPRFSVSQQAALYENEKAVPLRRYIATLALICRQEERISSAILEWQQNDLGILDIAIEAVIKVGFSYEVSRHFGLLEALASLLNSLLQGKDLLQQNEDLLFNLLKQLVFTRPNPWVFAEVSSCLLRCLRHPQLMVKMCVNSHKDCFVSDRVRSVYRFGPDSCLLQVYSGLLELCFFSETPLRNDQFQLLLQIGGNHVRFAFECFKNPPDFILEMLPYFADDGEEDSGDGTLMKVGGNFSCSTTAAVQGSISNGSESAAASNSNLNSNSNSSSSQRGKDCECYVKLCLSAVTIVFQVMHQWMLHERKTGTEEVGEISRIAVHLLTLVFHEYYLTCLFRDSEETTKHYLSLICNWWSEHADLLGFQPIQLRLLKQLVKAHFMLKPLHQEANRNNPGNDLSEWNRIVKNADAQKSVSSGQKFDPRKLLDIDFFSALKRKESTFE, translated from the exons ATGAGGATCAGG TTGCAGGTGCAGCCGCAATCTCTGGATAATCTCATCCCAAGAGTACTGACTTCCGTCGGCAAGGTTTTTACGGAGTTCGCCTCGTACGTCCAAAGATTGGACTTTCCGCACAACTGCATGTTATATCCGTACAATCCCTACAACATCGAGGAGGAGCTTCCCCGCTTCTCCGTTTCTCAGCAGGCTGCTTTGTATGAGAACGAAAAGGCTGTGCCGTTGCGTCGCTACATTGCCACTTTGGCCTTGATTTGCCGGCAAGAGGAGAGGATTTCCAGTGCTATTTTGGAGTGGCAACAAAATGATCTAGGGATACTCGACATAGCTATTGAAGCTGTCATAAAAGTGGGATTTTCCTACGAGGTGAGCCGACATTTCGGTTTGCTGGAAGCTTTGGCTTCCCTGCTGAATAGTCTTCTACAGGGAAAGGATTTGCTTCAACAGAATGAGGATCTGCTCTTTAATCTGCTAAAACAGCTAGTTTTTACGCGTCCCAATCCTTGGGTTTTTGCTGAAGTGAGCTCCTGCCTTTTGAGGTGCCTTCGACACCCTCAACTGATGGTTAAGATGTGTGTAAATAGCCACAAGGACTGCTTTGTGTCGGATCGCGTTCGCTCAGTTTATCGATTTGGTCCCGACTCCTGTTTACTTCAAGTCTATTCGGGATTACTCGAGCTATGTTTCTTTAGTGAAACCCCTCTGAGAAATGACCAGTTCCAGTTACTGCTTCAAATCGGAGGAAATCATGTAAGATTTGCTTTCGAGTGCTTTAAGAATCCACCGGATTTTATATTGGAAATGCTGCCATACTTTGCGGATGATGGCGAGGAGGATTCTGGCGATGGCACTCTGATGAAAGTGGGCGGAAATTTCAGTTGCagcacaacagcagcagttcAGGGATCGATCTCCAATGGTTCCGAATCAGCTGCCGCTTCAAACTCGAATCTTAACTCAAATTCAAACTCGAGTTCATCGCAGCGCGGCAAGGATTGCGAATGTTATGTGAAATTGTGCCTCAGTGCGGTGACCATCGTCTTCCAAGTGATGCACCAGTGGATGCTGCACGAAAGGAAAACAG GCACTGAAGAGGTGGGTGAGATTTCCCGCATCGCGGTCCACCTGCTGACCCTTGTCTTTCATGAGTATTACCTAACCTGCCTTTTTCGCGACTCTGAGGAGACGACAAAACACTACCTCAGCCTCATTTGCAACTGGTGGAGTGAACATGCAGATTTACTTGGATTTCAGCCAATACAAT TGCGTTTGCTAAAACAGCTGGTTAAAGCCCACTTCATGCTGAAACCTCTCCATCAGGAGGCCAATCGCAATAACCCAGGTAACGACCTCTCCGAATGGAATCGCATTGTCAAGAACGCGGATGCCCAAAAGTCTGTGAGTTCTGGACAAAAATTCGATCCTAGAAAACTGCTGGACATCGACTTCTTTAGTGCCCTTAAACGGAAGGAGAGTACGTTTGAGTAG
- the LOC128257317 gene encoding ATR-interacting protein mus304 isoform X1, which yields MASKRFGPMKDFARAKKPRLDVSVTRGSSRPSPPRNNFDGIFWDDDDDDVILMATQLAEAEIEAEERKKKADPEVDVAHTEVTFSEFAPMGQGSTSTQQMFPPPPPPPSKKSTSMDMDAIFGDDDDFDFLAVTLIDTEPQKPPECKPSTSRSISTAISVQQKTSTTTMNATQSRQQEHQIKFLMDRIEALKQEKSQLEKNLGDSNERNEIKSGEVTLLRDELKHVRQQLQASKMEKLALADETNRDCNKKVAEAAKQIAAKDIELKMKNAEYSKLKTQQRAHEKSMNSSMSIVHAAPDHFEKRASLRLHRLNIHRSVPRLRIDNAIRFEYTEDEDQGKKRRSPFELELKPLLLHYAQLQVQPQSLDNLIPRVLTSVGKVFTEFASYVQRLDFPHNCMLYPYNPYNIEEELPRFSVSQQAALYENEKAVPLRRYIATLALICRQEERISSAILEWQQNDLGILDIAIEAVIKVGFSYEVSRHFGLLEALASLLNSLLQGKDLLQQNEDLLFNLLKQLVFTRPNPWVFAEVSSCLLRCLRHPQLMVKMCVNSHKDCFVSDRVRSVYRFGPDSCLLQVYSGLLELCFFSETPLRNDQFQLLLQIGGNHVRFAFECFKNPPDFILEMLPYFADDGEEDSGDGTLMKVGGNFSCSTTAAVQGSISNGSESAAASNSNLNSNSNSSSSQRGKDCECYVKLCLSAVTIVFQVMHQWMLHERKTGTEEVGEISRIAVHLLTLVFHEYYLTCLFRDSEETTKHYLSLICNWWSEHADLLGFQPIQLRLLKQLVKAHFMLKPLHQEANRNNPGNDLSEWNRIVKNADAQKSVSSGQKFDPRKLLDIDFFSALKRKESTFE from the exons ATGGCCTCCAAGCGATTTGGTCCCATGAAGGACTTTGCGCGGGCCAAGAAACCGCGCCTGGACGTCAGCGTGACCCGCGGATCCTCGCGTCCCAGTCCGCCAAGGAATAACTTTGATGGCATTTTCTgggatgacgatgacgacgacgtaATCCTGATGGCCACCCAGCTGGCGGAGGCGGAGATAGAAGCCGAGGAGCgcaagaagaaggcggacccGGAGGTGGACGTCGCCCACACCGAGGTGACCTTCAGCGAATTCGCTCCCATGGGCCAGGGTTCCACCAGCACCCAACAAATGTTTCCCccacctccgccgccgcctTCCAAGAAGTCCACATCTATGGACATGGATGCCATCTTCGGGGACGACGATGACTTTGATTTCCTGGCCGTGACCCTCATCGATACCGAGCCACAAAAGCCACCGGAATGCAAACCCAGCACGAGTAGATCCATTAGCACCGCCATCAGTGTTCAGCAGAAAACGTCCACGACCACGATGAATGCCACGCAATCCCGCCAGCAGGAGCACCAGATCAAGTTTCTCATGGATCGCATCGAGGCCCTCAAGCAGGAGAAGTCGCAGCTGGAGAAGAATCTGGGTGACAGCAATGAACGCAACGAGATCAAATCGGGAGAG GTGACCCTGCTCCGTGATGAGCTGAAGCACGTTCGCCAGCAGCTGCAAGCCAGCAAAATGGAGAAGCTGGCTTTAGCCGATGAAACGAATCGGGATTGCAACAAAAAAGTGGCCGAAGCGGCCAAACAAATAGCGGCCAAGGATATCGAGTTGAAGATGAAGAACGCTGAGTACTCCAAGTTAAAGACTCAGCAAAGGGCCCATGAAAAAAGTATGAATTCGAGCATGAGCATTGTACATGCTGCTCCGGATCACTTTGAAAAGCGGGCTTCACTTCGTCTGCATAGGCTCAACATACACAGATCTGTGCCCAGACTAAGGATCGACAACGCTATTAGGTTTGAATATACCGAAGATGAGGATCAGGGTAAGAAGCGGAGAAGCCCCTTCGAGCTAGAGCTTAAGCCACTACTGCTCCATTACGCTCAGTTGCAGGTGCAGCCGCAATCTCTGGATAATCTCATCCCAAGAGTACTGACTTCCGTCGGCAAGGTTTTTACGGAGTTCGCCTCGTACGTCCAAAGATTGGACTTTCCGCACAACTGCATGTTATATCCGTACAATCCCTACAACATCGAGGAGGAGCTTCCCCGCTTCTCCGTTTCTCAGCAGGCTGCTTTGTATGAGAACGAAAAGGCTGTGCCGTTGCGTCGCTACATTGCCACTTTGGCCTTGATTTGCCGGCAAGAGGAGAGGATTTCCAGTGCTATTTTGGAGTGGCAACAAAATGATCTAGGGATACTCGACATAGCTATTGAAGCTGTCATAAAAGTGGGATTTTCCTACGAGGTGAGCCGACATTTCGGTTTGCTGGAAGCTTTGGCTTCCCTGCTGAATAGTCTTCTACAGGGAAAGGATTTGCTTCAACAGAATGAGGATCTGCTCTTTAATCTGCTAAAACAGCTAGTTTTTACGCGTCCCAATCCTTGGGTTTTTGCTGAAGTGAGCTCCTGCCTTTTGAGGTGCCTTCGACACCCTCAACTGATGGTTAAGATGTGTGTAAATAGCCACAAGGACTGCTTTGTGTCGGATCGCGTTCGCTCAGTTTATCGATTTGGTCCCGACTCCTGTTTACTTCAAGTCTATTCGGGATTACTCGAGCTATGTTTCTTTAGTGAAACCCCTCTGAGAAATGACCAGTTCCAGTTACTGCTTCAAATCGGAGGAAATCATGTAAGATTTGCTTTCGAGTGCTTTAAGAATCCACCGGATTTTATATTGGAAATGCTGCCATACTTTGCGGATGATGGCGAGGAGGATTCTGGCGATGGCACTCTGATGAAAGTGGGCGGAAATTTCAGTTGCagcacaacagcagcagttcAGGGATCGATCTCCAATGGTTCCGAATCAGCTGCCGCTTCAAACTCGAATCTTAACTCAAATTCAAACTCGAGTTCATCGCAGCGCGGCAAGGATTGCGAATGTTATGTGAAATTGTGCCTCAGTGCGGTGACCATCGTCTTCCAAGTGATGCACCAGTGGATGCTGCACGAAAGGAAAACAG GCACTGAAGAGGTGGGTGAGATTTCCCGCATCGCGGTCCACCTGCTGACCCTTGTCTTTCATGAGTATTACCTAACCTGCCTTTTTCGCGACTCTGAGGAGACGACAAAACACTACCTCAGCCTCATTTGCAACTGGTGGAGTGAACATGCAGATTTACTTGGATTTCAGCCAATACAAT TGCGTTTGCTAAAACAGCTGGTTAAAGCCCACTTCATGCTGAAACCTCTCCATCAGGAGGCCAATCGCAATAACCCAGGTAACGACCTCTCCGAATGGAATCGCATTGTCAAGAACGCGGATGCCCAAAAGTCTGTGAGTTCTGGACAAAAATTCGATCCTAGAAAACTGCTGGACATCGACTTCTTTAGTGCCCTTAAACGGAAGGAGAGTACGTTTGAGTAG
- the LOC128257331 gene encoding probable 28S ribosomal protein S26, mitochondrial, which yields MLRAGCQLLTQSSLPAGKTGGNSFALEFVRWRRKPRWLPVAKSKMFRVPERKKQTEEERTELMRLHNQYKTQLRSVRQFLREEVVRHEETSTADHIVLTPEQEEAEFQKCLDANAAWNATIAKERDQRLAKEREEKVAYVQERLDARQVREEERKEQANQRVLLEIERSKTYITKETLDAAIETALANPVDHNFAIDLAGNLYQGRSTSQLPDASPEPNQQVLSN from the exons ATGCTGCGTGCCGGCTGCCAACTGCTGACGCAGTCCTCCCTTCCCGCCGGAAAGACGGGCGGCAACAGTTTCGCCCTGGAGTTCGTCCGTTGGCGCCGGAAGCCGCGTTGGCTGCCGGTGGCCAAAAGCAAGATGTTCCGCGTGCCCGAGCGCAAGAAGCAGACGGAGGAGGAGCGCACGGAGCTGATGAGGCTCCACAACCAATACAA AACCCAGCTCCGCTCAGTGCGTCAGTTTCTCAGGGAAGAAGTCGTCCGCCATGAGGAAACCTCGACCGCGGACCACATCGTGCTCACTCCCGAACAGGAAGAGGCTGAGTTCCAGAAGTGCCTGGACGCCAATGCAGCCTGGAATGCGACAATTGCCAAGGAGCGGGATCAACGTTTGGCCAAGGAGCGCGAGGAGAAAGTGGCCTATGTTCAGGAGCGACTGGATGCACGACAGGTGCGCGAAGAGGAGCGCAAGGAGCAGGCCAACCAGCGGGTTCTGCTCGAGATCGAGCGCTCCAAGACGTACATTACCAAGGAAACCTTGGACGCAGCCATCGAGACCGCCTTGGCCAATCCCGTGGACCACAACTTCGCCATTGATCTGGCCGGAAATCTTTACCAGGGGCGCAGCACCTCACAGCTCCCAGATGCTAGTCCCGAGCCCAACCAGCAAGTCTTGAGTAATTAA
- the LOC128257334 gene encoding uncharacterized protein LOC128257334 encodes MKSETLHKFLAFCSLLIACAWSQPLNSTQQKTTHQQLLPVQRPVFFIKHNIRAEDAKNYQITIPKNPEAGEPCLTITWKTNPDGSGPAEPQIFMGSGYLGILPPVVRTPQRK; translated from the exons atgaaatcaGAGACGTTGCACAAGTTTCTGGCTTTCTGTTCGCTACTGATTGCCTGCGCATGGAGCCAGCCAT TGAATTCGACTCAGCAGAAAACAACACATCAACAATTGCTGCCAGTTCAGAGACcagttttctttattaaacaTAATATTAGGGCGGAAGATGCCAAGAACTACCAGATCACAATCCCCAAGAACCCCGAAGCGGGGGAGCCCTGTCTCACGATCACTTGGAAGACCAATCCGGATGGCAGTGGCCCTGCTGAACCGCAAATCTTCATGGGTAGTGGCTACCTTGGCATATTACCACCAGTAGTGAGAACACcgcaaagaaaataa
- the LOC128257329 gene encoding uncharacterized protein LOC128257329, with translation MAKSTLYAAGVTCLGFVCFALASVAIGIPIWGYYDSPSGGYDFDRGYFGPFKVCKQLTYNREKCGNDVSKFRLSNAVFVSGLLAIGSSAVLGIFCILSVIQHAMISSREKVVLPYTTLVIVKLMLALLGGVLAIIATVLFALQIDEQERYGFKISRGISFYIQIVAIVLTVALFVAALYDVIYSRSPGGDPTMALDAASPGSATTFNNPGFKEPRSRNGVSVTDASGKPYSGIRNGAGTAGSVASMSTTVTSVSNGSTLDSVTRSPLRSSLKKPRPRPDPTLGIQNPGYSGSGSSPPMRRNGSVKKVRIQTHSTEV, from the exons ATGGCAAAGTCGACACTTTATGCTGCTGGGGTGACCTGTCTCGGGTTTGTATGCTTCGCCTTGGCATCTGTGGCCATTGGCATACCCATCTGGGGGTACTATGATAGTCCATCGG GCGGCTATGACTTCGATCGAGGCTATTTCGGGCCGTTTAAGGTCTGCAAGCAATTGACGTATAACCGCGAGAAGTGCGGCAACGATGTATCCAAGTTTAGGCTAAGCA aTGCAGTTTTTGTCAGTGGACTTCTGGCCATTGGCAGCTCAGCTGTGCTGGGTATCTTCTGCATTCTGTCGGTCATTCAACACGCGATGATCTCATCTAGGGAGAAGGTGGTATTGCCCTATACAACTCTAGTGATAGTGAAGTTAATGCTGGCGTTGCTGGGAG GTGTACTGGCTATCATAGCGACGGTTTTGTTTGCTCTACAAATTGATGAGCAGGAGCGCTATGGCTTCAAGATATCGCGGGGCATTTCCTTCTATATACAG ATCGTTGCGATTGTTTTGACCGTCGCTCTGTTCGTTGCCGCCCTGTACGATGTGATCTATTCGCGCAGTCCCGGCGGAGATCCCACAATGGCGCTGGATGCGGCATCTCCGGGCAGTGCCACCACGTTCAACAATCCCGGCTTCAAGGAGCCGCGCAGTCGCAACGGCGTTTCGGTGACGGACGCCTCCGGGAAGCCGTACAGTGGGATCCGGAATGGAGCGGGAACGGCTGGCAGTGTGGCCTCCATGAGCACCACGGTGACCAGCGTCTCCAATGGGTCAACCCTCGACTCAGTGACGCGATCACCACTGCGATCGAGTCTGAAAAAACCTCGACCCCGCCCAGATCCAACGTTGGGCATTCAAAATCCCGGCTACTCCGGATCCGGCAGTTCGCCACCGATGCGGCGCAATGGAAGCGTGAAGAAGGTCCGCATTCAGACGCACAGCACTGAGGTGTAA